From a region of the Hemibagrus wyckioides isolate EC202008001 linkage group LG06, SWU_Hwy_1.0, whole genome shotgun sequence genome:
- the LOC131353846 gene encoding uncharacterized protein LOC131353846, with protein sequence MMKCLYLLSVVFHVAAGCELVKKAEVEDMTVFTGESVVLPCVCTDLQNKPKSLKWEFSIPTESNSNHYQEIYPEQTGHHRNRVKLVSKNSPGNLSLLLSDLTEEDQGNYRCSVQAERKDFRLNVKVGRRETSTHSGKTDRRPPSEQPPSKTTNSPPSSSSTTLEQDKQQTHSSLPLGGRCGEKVTTEGCLDYKIKQEDQV encoded by the exons ATGATGAAGTGCTTGTATCTTTTGTCTGTCGTGTTTCACGTGGCTGCAG GCTGTGAGCTGGTGAAGAAGGCAGAGGTAGAGGACATGACTGTGTTCACAGGAGAGTCTGTAGTTCTGCCCTGTGTCTGCACTGACCTACAGAACAAACCAAAGTCTCTAAAATGGGAGTTTTCAATACCAACAGAATCTAATAGCAATCATTATCAGGAAATTTACCCTGAACAGACTGGACATCACAGAAACAGAGTCAAACTGGTCAGTAAAAACTCTCCAGGAAACCTCTCTCTACTCCTATCAGACCTGACTGAAGAGGACCAGGGAAACTACAGATGTTCTgtacaggcagagagaaaagatTTCAGACTAAATGTTAAAG TAGGAAGAAGAGAAACTTCAACACACTCGgggaaaacagacagaagaCCTCCATCAGAACAGCCTCCAAGTAAAACAACTAACTctccaccttcatcatcctcaacaACACTGGAACAAGATAAACAACAAACTCACAGCAGTCTCCCTctgg GAGGACGATGTGGAGAGAAGGTGACTACTGAAGGATGTCTGGACTATAAGATAAAGCAGGAGGATCAG GTATGA